The Cohnella abietis genome has a segment encoding these proteins:
- a CDS encoding RNA-directed DNA polymerase: MSVVIGIAEKIISQGYFPKEIPKEFTSLDIGGHVNTFDLSKEKLTKKGLNKWSKLIDFSYPKTDNFRRTISVAHPLHYILLARLLEENWDKLNDHFNKSQYSLTTPSVYDSEPIKPKFKMEEKINRRLTNLVTRKYILKADITRYYPSIYTHSIPWALHTKEVAKSNTKDDNLIGNKIDTLVRNMQDGQTIGIPIGPVTSLIIQEIVGTAIDNEFMREIGDSLRGFRYTDDMEYYFSSSEEAEKALNVLHKVLQRYELVLNKEKTVIIKIPQGLEPEWLYYFRKFKFRYTKDNKQIATVVQRDDLKEYFGKAFKFKIETSEKGILNYAIKNLRKIIINRENWDLFESLVLQSILVDSSIIPTVFEIIEGYKYRGYPINMDKLTDFINALIKDNIELKNEFEVSWALSFASKLNIRIVEDASNLLLKNDNALINILVMILHSKELLDGSLDFSFYESLLTQESLYESSWLFTYECCIQGWIGRDKNTDFIKDDKFFEQLSRYNISFINPNYSIVLEYLKKSMISICMDQYKSKVTVLSAKEILLEVIEEYAFSFDNGLFEEILNLLELNIKEEIEENQEAEEEIEENQEAEEEIEENQEAEEEIEENQEAEEEIEENQEADEEIEEDQEAGEGVEESWISNFLTTNINKTLRIRTFKSERDY; encoded by the coding sequence ATGTCGGTTGTAATTGGAATAGCAGAGAAAATAATTTCACAAGGATATTTTCCCAAAGAAATACCAAAAGAATTTACTTCTCTTGATATAGGTGGGCATGTTAACACGTTTGACTTATCAAAAGAAAAACTAACAAAAAAGGGGCTTAATAAATGGAGTAAGTTAATAGACTTTTCATACCCTAAAACTGATAATTTTCGAAGAACAATCTCAGTTGCACATCCGCTACATTATATATTATTAGCTAGGCTGCTGGAAGAAAATTGGGACAAACTAAATGATCATTTTAATAAATCACAGTATTCATTGACTACTCCCAGTGTATATGATAGTGAACCTATAAAACCAAAATTTAAAATGGAAGAAAAAATTAATAGAAGACTAACTAATCTTGTGACAAGAAAATATATCTTGAAGGCTGATATCACAAGATACTACCCAAGTATTTATACTCATTCGATTCCGTGGGCATTACATACTAAAGAAGTAGCTAAATCAAATACAAAAGATGATAATTTAATTGGCAATAAAATAGATACATTAGTTAGAAATATGCAGGATGGACAAACTATCGGCATACCTATTGGTCCTGTAACCTCATTGATAATTCAAGAGATAGTTGGTACCGCTATTGATAATGAATTTATGAGGGAAATCGGTGACAGTTTAAGAGGTTTTAGATATACGGATGATATGGAATACTATTTTAGTTCTTCTGAAGAAGCAGAGAAAGCACTTAATGTGTTACATAAAGTTTTACAAAGGTATGAATTAGTTTTGAATAAGGAGAAGACGGTAATTATAAAAATTCCCCAGGGGCTAGAACCAGAATGGCTATATTATTTCAGAAAATTTAAATTTAGATATACAAAAGATAACAAGCAAATTGCTACAGTTGTTCAGAGAGATGACTTGAAAGAATATTTTGGGAAAGCATTTAAGTTTAAGATTGAAACTAGTGAAAAAGGAATATTAAATTATGCAATAAAAAATCTCAGGAAAATTATAATTAATAGGGAAAATTGGGATTTATTTGAATCTTTAGTTTTGCAATCAATTCTTGTAGATTCATCAATAATTCCAACCGTTTTTGAAATTATTGAAGGTTATAAGTATAGAGGATACCCTATTAATATGGATAAACTCACAGACTTTATAAATGCACTTATTAAAGATAATATAGAACTAAAAAATGAGTTTGAGGTGTCATGGGCTCTTAGCTTCGCTAGTAAACTTAATATACGTATTGTTGAAGATGCAAGTAATCTCTTGTTGAAAAATGATAATGCACTGATAAATATACTTGTGATGATTTTACATTCTAAGGAGCTTTTAGATGGGTCTTTAGATTTTTCGTTCTATGAGAGTCTATTAACTCAGGAGAGTCTTTATGAGAGTAGTTGGCTCTTTACATATGAGTGTTGCATCCAAGGTTGGATAGGTAGAGATAAGAATACAGATTTTATAAAAGATGATAAATTTTTCGAGCAACTCTCAAGGTATAATATTTCTTTTATTAATCCAAATTATTCAATAGTTTTGGAGTATCTAAAGAAATCCATGATTTCAATATGTATGGACCAATATAAATCAAAAGTTACAGTTTTATCTGCAAAAGAGATTTTATTAGAGGTTATCGAAGAGTATGCGTTCTCATTTGACAACGGATTATTTGAAGAAATATTGAATCTATTAGAGTTAAATATAAAGGAAGAGATAGAAGAGAATCAAGAAGCAGAGGAAGAGATAGAAGAGAATCAAGAAGCAGAGGAAGAGATAGAAGAGAATCAAGAAGCAGAGGAAGAGATAGAAGAGAATCAAGAAGCAGAGGAAGAGATAGAAGAGAATCAAGAAGCGGATGAAGAGATAGAAGAGGATCAAGAAGCAGGGGAAGGGGTAGAAGAGAGTTGGATATCAAACTTCCTGACAACAAATATTAATAAGACACTTAGAATTAGAACATTCAAAAGTGAGCGAGATTATTAG